One Paracoccaceae bacterium genomic region harbors:
- a CDS encoding MmcQ/YjbR family DNA-binding protein gives MSLNLPGISEAAPWGNPCLKAHGKMWCWWSPYADAAVFRADPDEREMLMAADPATFFLHPHYAAHPLVLVRAGRIDPGWARARLVQQWRDAAPKRWLRDWDAAQAAGGG, from the coding sequence ATGTCCCTGAATCTGCCCGGTATTTCCGAGGCGGCCCCGTGGGGCAACCCCTGCCTGAAGGCGCATGGCAAGATGTGGTGCTGGTGGTCGCCCTATGCCGATGCCGCGGTGTTCCGGGCGGACCCCGACGAGCGCGAGATGCTGATGGCCGCCGACCCCGCGACGTTCTTCCTGCATCCGCATTACGCCGCGCATCCGCTGGTGCTGGTGCGGGCGGGGCGGATCGACCCGGGCTGGGCGCGGGCGCGGCTGGTGCAGCAATGGCGCGACGCGGCGCCGAAGCGGTGGCTGCGGGACTGGGACGCGGCGCAGGCCGCGGGCGGGGGCTAA